A section of the Kribbella sp. HUAS MG21 genome encodes:
- the treZ gene encoding malto-oligosyltrehalose trehalohydrolase, translated as MHTFRVWAPDAAKVDLVLRDGVLPMRSVDDGWWERQVAEARHGTDYAYSVDGSDPLPDPRSPWQPDGVHGFSRVFDADSFEWTDDSWTGRDARGAVFYELHLGTFTLEGTLDAAAEHLDYLAVLGVEVVSLLPVAAFPGKRGWGYDGVDLYAVHAPYGGPEALQRFVDRCHDAGLAVCLDVVYNHLGPSGNYLSSFGPYFTSRHSTPWGPAVNLDDTGSTEVRRWICDNALRWFRDFHIDVLRLDAVHALVDDSPIHLLQQLSVETAELAAELGRPLGLVAESDLNDPNMVEPVAAGGMGMTAQWSDDFHHALHSLLTGERFGYYVDFGAPAVFAKTLTRVFLHDGGYSTFREQLWGRPVDPRKHRGGQFLAYTSNHDQIGNRALGDRPALTPGQLAIGAALVLTSPYTPMLFMGEEWGASTPWRFFTDFEEPELADAVRTGRRREFAEFGWDAEEIPDPQDERTWRSSVLDWSEPDESPHRELLDWYRHLLKFRARMPELRDDRLDAVGIDFDPGGGWLVVKRGSLRVVANLDAEDTVVPVESVPSYLVMAFGAVDVGLGGVWLPGHGVAIIAV; from the coding sequence ATGCACACGTTTCGCGTCTGGGCGCCTGACGCGGCCAAGGTCGACCTGGTACTACGTGACGGAGTGCTGCCGATGCGCTCGGTCGACGACGGCTGGTGGGAACGGCAGGTGGCCGAGGCGCGTCACGGCACCGACTACGCGTACTCAGTCGACGGCAGCGACCCGCTCCCCGATCCGCGGAGCCCGTGGCAGCCGGACGGCGTACACGGGTTCAGCAGGGTCTTCGACGCCGACAGCTTCGAGTGGACCGACGACAGCTGGACCGGTCGCGACGCCCGCGGTGCGGTGTTCTACGAGCTGCACCTCGGCACCTTCACCCTGGAAGGCACGCTGGACGCGGCAGCCGAGCACCTGGACTACCTGGCCGTGCTGGGGGTCGAGGTGGTCTCACTGCTCCCGGTCGCGGCTTTCCCCGGCAAGCGCGGCTGGGGGTACGACGGTGTCGACCTGTACGCCGTCCACGCGCCGTACGGCGGGCCGGAAGCGCTGCAGCGTTTCGTCGACCGGTGTCACGACGCCGGCCTGGCAGTGTGTCTCGACGTCGTCTACAACCACCTGGGCCCGAGCGGGAACTACCTGTCCAGCTTCGGCCCGTACTTCACCAGCCGCCACTCCACCCCGTGGGGACCGGCGGTCAACCTCGACGACACCGGCAGCACCGAAGTACGCCGGTGGATCTGCGACAACGCGCTGCGCTGGTTTCGCGACTTCCACATCGACGTACTGCGTCTGGACGCCGTCCACGCGCTGGTCGACGACAGCCCGATCCACCTGCTTCAGCAGCTCTCGGTGGAGACCGCCGAGCTGGCGGCAGAACTGGGCCGTCCGCTGGGGCTGGTGGCCGAGTCAGACCTCAACGACCCCAACATGGTCGAGCCGGTGGCCGCGGGCGGGATGGGGATGACCGCGCAGTGGAGCGACGACTTCCACCACGCGCTGCACTCGCTGCTGACCGGCGAGCGGTTCGGGTACTACGTGGACTTCGGGGCTCCGGCCGTCTTCGCGAAGACGCTGACCCGGGTGTTCCTGCACGACGGCGGCTACTCGACGTTCCGCGAGCAGCTGTGGGGGCGGCCCGTCGATCCGCGGAAGCACCGCGGCGGTCAGTTCCTCGCCTACACGTCCAACCACGACCAGATCGGCAACCGGGCGCTCGGTGACCGGCCGGCGCTCACCCCGGGGCAGCTCGCGATCGGCGCCGCGCTGGTGCTCACCTCGCCGTACACGCCGATGCTCTTCATGGGCGAGGAGTGGGGCGCGTCGACGCCGTGGCGGTTCTTCACCGACTTCGAGGAGCCGGAGCTGGCCGACGCGGTGCGGACCGGGCGGCGCCGCGAGTTCGCGGAGTTCGGCTGGGACGCCGAGGAGATCCCGGACCCGCAGGACGAGCGGACCTGGCGCAGCTCGGTGCTGGACTGGTCCGAACCCGACGAGTCGCCGCATCGCGAGCTGCTGGACTGGTACCGGCACCTGCTCAAGTTCCGCGCCCGGATGCCGGAACTGCGCGACGACCGGCTCGACGCCGTCGGGATCGACTTCGACCCGGGCGGCGGCTGGCTGGTGGTGAAACGCGGCAGCCTCCGGGTGGTGGCGAACCTGGACGCCGAGGACACCGTGGTGCCGGTCGAGTCCGTCCCGTCGTACCTGGTGATGGCGTTCGGCGCGGTCGACGTCGGCCTCGGCGGCGTCTGGTTGCCCGGTCACGGTGTGGCGATCATCGCCGTCTGA
- the treY gene encoding malto-oligosyltrehalose synthase, whose protein sequence is MTGIPQATYRFQLRAEFGFDDAAAVVPYLASLGISHAYLSPILQAAPGSTHGYDVVDHSRLSEPMGGRPAFDRLSERLAEHRLGAVADVVPNHVAVPTPESLNKALWSVLRLGPGSPYADWFDVDWGSGNQPLLMAVLGQRIGKVLADGELSVDGDVLRYYEHEYPLRPGTEGLPLEELVTEQWYRLAHWRVADEELNYRRFFDVDTLAAVRQETQEVFDATHQLLLALLHEGKLHGFRIDHPDGLADPRGYLRRLAERTGGAWVVVEKILEGDEELPPDWPCAGTTGYDALLRVGGLFVDPAGAAPLAALHSELTGAPADFGPVVEQAKREIVQHGQYAEVHRLVELLARICQDDVRLRDHTRRAFHEVVVELLVNFEVYRAYVVPGEEPSPTAVAALERAAEKARANLDEDRQATLDVVLHLLLGRETSTIDEQARAELIVRFQQTCGPVMAKGVEDTAFYRWLRLTSLNEVGGDPEHFGVTPEEFHAYASRLNQHWPKTMTTLSTHDTKRSEDVRARLGVLSEQPAAWAEAVREWRRLAEDHRSPLLDGSTEYLFWQTLFGTWDNGPLAEDRLQGYLLKAIREAKLHTSWTSPDSEYEETVAAFAAAVLHDDTVLAAVRRFANEQTAFVRAATLGQKLVQLTMPGVPDVYQGTELVDLSLVDPDNRRPVDYQQRIERLRRLDAGGKPDDLSDEKLLVTSRALRLRRQYPDAFAGSYTPLPTSNGHAVAFARGDAVIMVATRLPAALQRLGGWGDSMVVLPTGQWKNVLTGREVGSGAARIDDLLTDLPVALLVRS, encoded by the coding sequence ATGACGGGGATCCCGCAGGCCACCTACAGGTTTCAGCTCCGCGCGGAGTTCGGTTTCGACGACGCCGCCGCGGTGGTGCCGTACCTGGCGAGCCTCGGGATCTCCCACGCCTACCTGTCGCCGATCCTGCAGGCAGCGCCCGGCTCCACCCACGGGTACGACGTGGTGGACCACAGCCGGTTGTCCGAGCCGATGGGCGGCCGGCCCGCGTTCGACCGGCTCTCGGAGCGGCTCGCCGAGCACCGCCTGGGCGCCGTCGCGGACGTCGTACCGAACCATGTCGCGGTGCCGACGCCGGAGAGCCTGAACAAGGCGCTGTGGTCGGTGCTGCGGCTCGGGCCGGGTTCGCCGTACGCGGATTGGTTCGACGTCGACTGGGGCTCCGGGAACCAGCCGCTGCTGATGGCGGTGCTGGGACAGCGGATCGGCAAGGTGCTGGCCGACGGCGAGCTGTCCGTCGACGGCGACGTCCTGCGGTACTACGAGCACGAGTACCCGTTGCGGCCGGGTACGGAAGGCCTGCCGCTCGAGGAGCTCGTCACCGAGCAGTGGTACCGGCTGGCGCACTGGCGGGTCGCCGACGAGGAGCTGAACTACCGGCGGTTCTTCGACGTCGACACGCTCGCCGCCGTACGTCAGGAGACACAGGAGGTCTTCGACGCGACGCACCAGCTCCTGCTGGCGCTGCTGCACGAGGGCAAGCTGCACGGGTTCCGCATCGACCACCCGGACGGGCTGGCCGATCCACGCGGGTACCTGCGCCGCCTGGCCGAACGCACCGGCGGTGCGTGGGTCGTGGTGGAGAAGATCCTCGAAGGCGACGAGGAGCTCCCGCCTGACTGGCCCTGCGCCGGCACCACCGGGTACGACGCCCTGCTGCGCGTAGGCGGCCTGTTCGTAGACCCTGCGGGCGCTGCACCGCTAGCGGCCCTGCACTCCGAGCTGACGGGTGCACCGGCCGATTTCGGGCCTGTTGTCGAGCAGGCGAAGCGCGAGATCGTCCAGCACGGTCAGTACGCGGAGGTGCATCGCCTGGTCGAGCTGCTGGCCCGCATCTGTCAGGACGACGTACGGCTGCGTGACCACACCCGGCGGGCGTTCCACGAGGTCGTGGTCGAGCTGCTCGTCAACTTCGAGGTCTACCGCGCGTACGTCGTGCCGGGTGAGGAGCCGTCGCCGACAGCCGTGGCCGCGCTGGAACGGGCTGCGGAGAAGGCGCGCGCAAACCTCGACGAGGACCGGCAGGCGACGCTGGACGTGGTACTGCATCTGCTGCTCGGTCGGGAGACCAGCACGATCGACGAGCAGGCCAGGGCCGAGCTGATCGTGCGGTTCCAGCAGACGTGTGGTCCGGTGATGGCCAAGGGTGTCGAGGACACCGCGTTCTACCGGTGGCTGCGGCTCACGTCGCTCAACGAGGTCGGCGGGGACCCGGAGCACTTCGGTGTCACGCCGGAGGAGTTCCACGCGTACGCCTCCCGGCTGAACCAGCACTGGCCGAAGACGATGACCACCCTGTCCACGCACGACACCAAGCGGTCCGAGGACGTCCGGGCTCGGCTCGGCGTACTGTCCGAGCAGCCGGCCGCCTGGGCCGAGGCGGTCCGCGAGTGGCGGCGGCTGGCGGAGGACCACCGCAGCCCGTTGCTGGACGGCAGCACCGAGTACCTGTTCTGGCAGACGCTCTTCGGCACCTGGGACAACGGCCCGCTCGCCGAGGACCGCCTCCAGGGCTACCTGCTCAAGGCGATCCGCGAAGCCAAGCTGCACACGTCGTGGACGTCACCGGACTCCGAGTACGAGGAGACGGTCGCAGCCTTCGCAGCCGCGGTGCTGCACGACGACACCGTGCTCGCGGCCGTACGTCGGTTCGCCAACGAGCAGACGGCGTTTGTCCGAGCAGCCACGCTGGGACAGAAGCTGGTGCAGCTGACCATGCCCGGCGTCCCGGATGTGTACCAGGGGACCGAGCTGGTCGACCTGTCCCTCGTGGACCCCGACAACCGGCGGCCGGTGGACTACCAACAGCGCATCGAGCGGCTTCGGCGTCTGGACGCAGGTGGCAAGCCTGACGACCTGTCCGACGAGAAGCTGCTCGTGACGTCCCGCGCGCTCCGCCTCCGCCGGCAGTACCCGGATGCCTTTGCGGGCAGCTACACGCCGCTGCCGACGTCGAACGGACATGCTGTCGCCTTCGCGCGCGGAGACGCGGTCATCATGGTGGCGACCCGACTGCCCGCAGCACTGCAGCGTCTGGGTGGCTGGGGCGACAGCATGGTTGTCCTGCCGACCGGGCAATGGAAGAACGTGTTGACCGGTCGGGAGGTAGGCAGCGGCGCGGCCCGGATCGACGACCTGCTGACCGATCTGCCGGTTGCCTTGCTGGTCAGGAGCTGA
- the glgX gene encoding glycogen debranching protein GlgX, with product MQKWPGRPYPLGATYDGAGTNFALFSEVAERVDLALIGDDGTEQLVQLTEVDGFVHHAYLPGVQPGQRYGFRVHGPYNPAEGHRCNPSKLLLDPYAKAVDGQIDGDESLFSYRFAKPDELNTMDNREHTMLSVVTNPFFDWGNDRPPDHAYHETVIYEAHVKGLTKTHPGLPENIRGTYAGIGHPAIIEHLKELGVSALELMPVHQFAQDGHLQERGLSNYWGYNTIGFFAPHNAYSSTGTRGQQVTEFKAMVKALHEADIEVILDVVYNHTAEGNEFGPTLSFKGIDNAAYYRLVDQDKTHYYDTTGTGNSLLMRHPHVLQLIMDSLRYWVTEMHVDGFRFDLAATLARQFHEVDRLSAFFEMVQQDPVVSQVKLIAEPWDVGDGGYQVGNFPPLWTEWNGKYRDTVRDYWRGEKYTLAEFASRLTGSSDLYQDDSRRPLASINFVTAHDGFTLRDLVSYNEKHNEANGEGGKDGESHNRSWNCGAEGPTEDPEVLRLRAKQERNFLTTLLISQGVPMIAHGDELGRTQQGNNNVYCQDNELSWIDWELAEPQKELLEFTRSVVRLRNNHPVLRRRRFFHGDTGVDGLGDLVWFTPNGTEMQNGDWQRDDARAIAVFLNGDAISEPDPRGEPVVDDSFLVLLNSNFEPVDFLLPPAQYGENWTVAVDTTSATGAGSDEPHAAGSTVQLEARSTLVLTRPRQAAG from the coding sequence GTGCAGAAATGGCCTGGCCGTCCTTACCCTCTCGGCGCCACGTACGACGGCGCCGGGACGAACTTCGCGCTGTTCTCGGAGGTTGCGGAACGAGTTGACCTGGCGCTGATCGGCGACGACGGGACCGAGCAGCTGGTGCAACTGACCGAGGTGGACGGTTTCGTGCACCACGCCTACCTGCCGGGCGTGCAGCCCGGGCAGCGGTACGGGTTCCGGGTGCACGGCCCGTACAACCCGGCCGAGGGGCACCGCTGCAACCCGTCCAAGCTGCTGCTGGACCCGTACGCGAAGGCCGTCGACGGGCAGATCGACGGCGACGAGTCGCTGTTCAGCTACCGGTTCGCGAAGCCCGACGAGCTGAACACGATGGACAACCGCGAGCACACGATGCTGTCGGTGGTGACGAACCCGTTCTTCGACTGGGGCAACGACCGGCCGCCGGACCACGCGTACCACGAGACGGTGATCTACGAGGCGCACGTCAAGGGCCTCACCAAGACCCACCCCGGCCTGCCGGAGAACATCCGCGGCACGTACGCCGGGATCGGGCACCCCGCGATCATCGAGCACCTCAAGGAACTCGGGGTGTCCGCGCTCGAGCTGATGCCGGTGCACCAGTTCGCGCAGGACGGGCACCTGCAGGAGCGCGGCCTGTCGAACTACTGGGGCTACAACACGATCGGCTTCTTCGCGCCGCACAACGCCTACTCCTCGACCGGCACCCGCGGCCAGCAGGTGACCGAGTTCAAGGCGATGGTGAAGGCGCTGCACGAGGCGGACATCGAGGTCATCCTCGACGTGGTCTACAACCACACCGCCGAGGGGAACGAGTTCGGCCCGACGCTGTCGTTCAAGGGCATCGACAACGCGGCGTACTACCGCCTGGTCGACCAGGACAAGACGCACTACTACGACACCACCGGCACCGGCAACAGCCTGCTGATGCGGCACCCGCACGTGCTGCAGCTGATCATGGACTCGCTGCGCTACTGGGTCACCGAGATGCACGTCGACGGGTTCCGCTTCGACCTGGCGGCCACGCTGGCCCGGCAGTTCCACGAGGTCGACCGGCTGTCGGCGTTCTTCGAGATGGTCCAGCAGGACCCGGTGGTGAGCCAGGTGAAGCTGATCGCCGAGCCCTGGGACGTGGGGGACGGCGGCTACCAGGTCGGCAACTTCCCGCCGCTGTGGACGGAGTGGAACGGCAAGTACCGCGACACCGTGCGGGACTACTGGCGCGGCGAGAAGTACACGCTGGCCGAGTTCGCGTCCCGGCTGACCGGCTCCTCGGACCTGTACCAGGACGACAGCCGCCGGCCGTTGGCGAGCATCAACTTCGTCACCGCCCACGACGGCTTCACGCTGCGCGACCTGGTCTCGTACAACGAGAAGCACAACGAGGCGAACGGCGAGGGCGGCAAGGACGGCGAGAGCCACAACCGGTCCTGGAACTGCGGCGCCGAGGGTCCCACCGAGGATCCCGAGGTACTGCGGTTGCGCGCCAAGCAGGAGCGCAACTTCCTGACCACGCTGCTGATCTCGCAGGGCGTGCCGATGATCGCGCACGGTGACGAGCTCGGGCGGACGCAGCAGGGCAACAACAACGTCTACTGCCAGGACAACGAGCTCTCCTGGATCGACTGGGAGCTGGCGGAGCCGCAGAAGGAGCTGCTGGAGTTCACCCGGTCGGTGGTCCGGCTGCGCAACAACCACCCGGTGCTGCGCCGGCGCCGGTTCTTCCACGGTGACACCGGCGTCGACGGCCTCGGCGACCTGGTGTGGTTCACGCCGAACGGCACCGAGATGCAGAACGGCGACTGGCAGCGCGACGACGCGCGGGCGATCGCGGTGTTCCTCAACGGCGACGCGATCTCCGAGCCGGACCCGCGCGGCGAGCCGGTCGTCGACGACTCGTTCCTGGTGCTGCTGAACAGCAACTTCGAGCCGGTCGACTTCCTGCTGCCGCCCGCGCAGTACGGCGAGAACTGGACCGTAGCCGTCGACACGACCAGTGCCACGGGCGCCGGGAGCGACGAGCCGCACGCGGCCGGCAGCACGGTCCAGCTGGAGGCCCGCAGCACACTGGTCCTGACCCGCCCCAGGCAGGCCGCCGGATGA